In Cololabis saira isolate AMF1-May2022 chromosome 4, fColSai1.1, whole genome shotgun sequence, one DNA window encodes the following:
- the cul3b gene encoding cullin-3b, with translation MSNLSKGGTKKDTKMRIRAFPMTMDEKYVNNIWDLLKNAIQEIQRKNNSGLSFEELYRNAYTMVLHKHGEKLYTGLREVVTEHLINKVREDVLNSLNNNFLQTLNQAWNDHQTAMVMIRDILMYMDRVYVQQNNVENVYNLGLIIFRDQVVRYGCIRDHLRQTLLDMIARERKGEVVDRGAIRNACQMLMILGLEGRSVYEEDFEAPFLEMSAEFFQMESQKFLAENSASVYIKKVEARINEEIERVMHCLDKSTEEPIVKVVERELISKHMKTIVEMENSGLVHMLKNGKTDDLACMYKLFSRVPNGLKTMCECMSAYLREQGKALVSEEGEGKNPVDYIQGLLDLKSRFDRFLQESFNNDRLFKQTIAGDFEYFLNLNSRSPEYLSLFIDDKLKKGVKGLTEQEVESILDKAMVLFRFMQEKDVFERYYKQHLARRLLTNKSVSDDSEKNMISKLKTECGCQFTSKLEGMFRDMSISNTTMDEFRQHLQTTGVSLGGVDLTVRVLTTGYWPTQSATPKCNIPPSPRHAFEVFRRFYLGKHSGRQLTLQHHMGSADLNATFYGAIKKEDGSEVGVGGAQVTGSNTRKHILQVSTFQMTILMLFNNREKSTFEEIQQETDIPERELVRALQSLACGKPTQRVLTKEPKSKEIESGHAFTVNDQFTSKLHRVKIQTVAAKQGESDPERKETRQKVDDDRKHEIEAAIVRIMKSRKKMQHNVLVAEVTQQLRARFLPSPVVIKKRIEGLIEREYLARTPEDRKVYTYVA, from the exons ATGTCCAATCTCAGCAAAGGCGGCACCAAGAAGGACACTAAGATGAGGATACGGGCGTTTCCT ATGACGATGGATGAGAAGTATGTCAATAACATCTGGGATCTTCTGAAGAATGCCATCCAGGAAATTCAACGGAAAAACAACAGCGGCCTGAGTTTCGAGGAACTTTACAGGAATGCCTACACAATGGTGCTTCACAAGCATGGAGAGAAGCTGTACACGGGCCTGCGGGAAGTCGTCACTGAACACCTTATCAACAAA GTACGAGAAGATGTCCTAAACTCCTTAAACAACAACTTTCTCCAAACTCTAAATCAGGCCTGGAATGACCATCAGACAGCGATGGTGATGATCAGAGACATTCTGATGTATATG GACCGAGTGTATGTACAGCAGAACAATGTAGAGAATGTCTACAACCTGGGTCTCATCATCTTTAGGGACCAAGTGGTCCGCTATGGCTGCATCAGAGACCACCTCCGGCAGACCCTGCTGGATATGATTGCAagagagaggaagggagaagtgGTGGACAG GGGGGCCATTAGAAATGCCTGCCAAATGTTAATGATCCTCGGCCTTGAAGGGAGATCTGTTTATGAAGAAGACTTTGAAGCTCCATTCTTAGAAATGTCTGCAGAATTTTTCCAG ATGGAGAGCCAAAAGTTCCTTGCAGAAAACAGTGCCAGTGTATACATAAAAAAGGTAGAAGCCAGAATTAATGAAGAGATCGAGCGGGTAATGCACTGCTTGGATAAATCCACGGAGGAGCCCATTGTCAAGGTGGTGGAACGTGAACTCATTTCCAAACACATGAAGACCATTGTAGAGATGGAGAACTCGGGCCTGGTTCACATGCTCAAGAATGGCAAGACAGACG ATTTGGCATGCATGTACAAGCTGTTCAGTCGGGTTCCTAATGGGCTGAAGACCATGTGTGAGTGTATGAGCGCATACCTGCGGGAGCAAGGCAAGGCCCTCGTGTCAGAGGAGGGAGAAGGCAAAAATCCAGTGGACTATATCCAG GGTTTGCTTGACCTTAAGTCCCGTTTTGACCGTTTTCTCCAGGAGTCTTTCAACAATGATCGGCTCTTCAAACAAACTATTGCTGGCGATTTTGAATACTTCCTTAACCTCAACTCACGATCGCCTGAATACCTCTCACTCTTCATTGATGACAAATTGAAGAAGGGAGTAAAAGGG CTTACAGAGCAGGAGGTGGAGTCCATACTGGACAAAGCCATGGTGCTCTTCCGCTTCATGCAGGAGAAGGATGTATTTGAAAGGTACTACAAGCAGCACCTGGCTCGAAGGTTGCTCACCAACAAGAGTGTCTCTGATGACTCTGAAAAGAACATGATCTCAAAGTTAAAG ACTGAGTGTGGCTGTCAGTTCACCTCTAAACTGGAGGGCATGTTCCGGGACATGAGCATCTCTAACACcaccatggatgaatttaggcAACATCTACAGACCACTGGG GTGTCACTCGGAGGGGTCGATCTTACGGTGAGAGTCCTGACCACAGGATACTGGCCAACGCAATCAGCTACACCCAAGTGCAATATCCCCCCCTCACCACGACATGCATTTGAAGTCTTTAGAAG GTTTTACCTTGGTAAGCACAGTGGGAGACAGCTCACCCTGCAGCACCATATGGGTTCTGCAGATTTAAATGCCACCTTCTATGGTGCCATCAAAAAG GAGGATGGGTCAGAGGTCGGGGTTGGCGGAGCCCAGGTAACAGGCTCCAACACAAGAAAACACATCCTGCAGGTGTCCACCTTTCAGATGACCATCCTCATGCTGTTCAACAACAGGGAGAAGTCCACTTTTGAG GAGATCCAGCAGGAGACGGATATCCCAGAGAGGGAGCTGGTGCGAGCGCTACAGTCTCTGGCCTGTGGGAAGCCCACGCAGAGAGTTCTCACTAAGGAACCCAAGTCTAAGGAGATTGAAAGTGGCCACGCGTTTACAGTCAATGACCAGTTTACCTCCAAACTGCACCGTGTCAAAATTCAGACGG TGGCTGCTAAACAGGGGGAGTCAGATCCGGAGAGGAAGGAGACACGGCAGAAAGTGGATGATGACAGAAAGCATGAGATTGAAGCTGCCATCGTTCGCATCATGAAGTCTAGAAAGAAGATGCAGCACAATGTTCTAGTCGCAGAG GTCACACAGCAGTTGCGAGCACGATTCCTTCCTAGTCCAGTAGTCATCAAGAAGCGCATTGAAGGACTTATTGAGAGGGAATATTTGGCAAGAACACCAGAGGACCGCAAAGTGTACACTTATGTAGCATAA